In one window of Massilibacterium senegalense DNA:
- a CDS encoding RNA degradosome polyphosphate kinase, which yields MDYSQERQELDEQQPDLSSLIYYNNRELSWLAFNERVLQEAIDERNPLLERLKFLAIFSSNLDEFFMVRVAGLKDQVRAGFNLPENKAGMTPKQQLNAISKKNHTLINLQYETYNQVLVPLLQKEKIEFVDTSQLTEEQLTFLEYKFDYQIFPVLTPMAIDAYRPFPMLLNKSLNLAVMLQNERSGQSELNFALVQVPAVLTRFIELPNKEDKRQFILLEDVIRHFTYKLFSGYTVVSASPFRITRNADLTIHEEGARDLLRVIEKELKKRKWGAAVRLEIQKNSMDPEVLDYLMEVLEIHEKDVYKVDGPIDFTFLFKFYGTLESDFEYLVNDSFIPQPAQGIQSENIFDDILKHDILLHHPYESFQPVIDFIDQATDDPHVLAIKQTLYRVSGNSPIVQALARAAENGKQVTVLVELKARFDEENNIQWARMLEKNGVHVIYGFNNLKTHSKITLVVRQEPVTAKIQRFVHLSTGNYNDQTAKLYTDIGLFTADETFGVDATNFFNYLSGYSEKPKWNHFSTAPFQIRDTFLELIDQEITSHKEKGNGYIIAKMNSLTDKKIILKLYEASQAGVKIDLIVRGICCLRPQIPGVSENITVRSIVGRLLEHSRIFYFRNQGKEKIFLSSADWMTRNMEKRVEILFPVYDHLIKSRLKKLLKLQLADNVKAREQNANGEYQYVPSREGEKPINSQEILYEEACEYSENH from the coding sequence ATGGATTATTCTCAAGAACGACAAGAATTAGATGAACAACAACCAGATTTAAGTAGCCTTATTTATTACAACAATCGTGAGTTAAGTTGGTTAGCGTTTAATGAACGTGTGTTACAAGAAGCTATCGATGAACGTAATCCGTTATTAGAACGATTAAAATTTTTGGCTATTTTTAGCTCCAATTTAGATGAGTTTTTTATGGTTCGTGTCGCTGGTTTAAAAGACCAAGTCCGCGCCGGATTCAATTTGCCTGAAAATAAGGCTGGTATGACACCTAAACAACAACTAAATGCTATTTCGAAAAAAAATCATACATTAATTAACCTTCAATATGAAACGTATAATCAAGTGTTAGTACCTCTTTTGCAAAAAGAAAAAATTGAATTTGTAGATACATCACAATTAACAGAAGAACAACTTACCTTTTTAGAATATAAATTTGATTATCAAATTTTTCCGGTATTAACACCAATGGCGATTGATGCTTATCGTCCTTTTCCGATGTTATTAAATAAAAGTTTAAATTTAGCGGTGATGCTTCAAAACGAAAGAAGCGGCCAAAGCGAACTAAACTTTGCTTTAGTTCAAGTTCCAGCTGTGTTAACACGGTTTATTGAATTACCAAACAAAGAAGATAAACGCCAATTTATTTTATTAGAGGATGTCATTCGTCATTTTACGTATAAGTTATTTAGTGGATATACAGTCGTTAGTGCTTCACCGTTTCGGATTACTCGGAATGCCGATTTAACAATTCATGAAGAAGGTGCACGGGACTTATTACGTGTGATTGAAAAAGAATTAAAGAAACGAAAATGGGGAGCTGCCGTTCGTTTAGAAATACAAAAAAATTCAATGGATCCAGAAGTATTAGATTATTTAATGGAAGTATTAGAAATACACGAAAAAGATGTGTACAAAGTAGACGGTCCAATTGACTTCACATTTTTATTTAAATTTTATGGAACCTTAGAATCTGACTTTGAATATTTAGTAAACGATTCTTTTATTCCTCAACCAGCACAAGGTATTCAAAGTGAAAATATTTTTGATGATATTTTAAAACATGATATTTTATTACATCATCCATATGAATCTTTTCAGCCAGTCATTGACTTTATTGATCAGGCAACGGATGATCCACATGTACTCGCGATTAAACAAACATTATATCGCGTGAGTGGCAATTCTCCTATTGTGCAAGCATTGGCGCGTGCTGCTGAAAACGGGAAACAAGTTACGGTTTTAGTAGAATTAAAAGCACGATTTGATGAAGAAAATAATATTCAATGGGCAAGAATGTTGGAGAAAAATGGCGTTCATGTTATTTATGGCTTTAATAATTTAAAAACCCATAGTAAAATTACACTGGTCGTTCGCCAAGAACCAGTAACGGCAAAAATTCAACGGTTTGTCCATTTAAGTACTGGGAACTATAACGATCAGACAGCAAAATTATATACAGATATCGGTCTTTTTACAGCAGATGAGACGTTTGGTGTCGATGCTACTAATTTTTTTAATTATTTAAGCGGTTATTCAGAAAAACCAAAATGGAACCATTTTTCAACTGCTCCATTCCAAATACGCGATACATTTTTGGAATTAATTGATCAAGAAATTACATCTCATAAGGAAAAAGGCAATGGATATATTATCGCAAAAATGAACTCTTTAACCGACAAAAAGATTATTTTAAAATTATATGAAGCTTCACAAGCAGGAGTAAAAATTGACCTTATCGTACGTGGTATTTGTTGTTTACGTCCACAAATACCTGGTGTAAGCGAAAATATTACTGTCAGAAGCATTGTTGGACGTTTATTAGAACATAGTCGTATTTTTTATTTCCGTAACCAAGGAAAAGAAAAAATCTTCTTATCATCAGCTGATTGGATGACAAGAAACATGGAAAAACGTGTAGAAATTCTTTTCCCTGTCTATGATCATTTAATAAAATCTAGACTTAAAAAATTATTAAAACTTCAATTAGCAGATAACGTAAAAGCCCGTGAACAAAATGCTAATGGGGAATACCAATATGTTCCTAGTAGGGAAGGCGAAAAACCGATAAATTCACAAGAAATTTTATATGAGGAAGCTTGCGAATATAGTGAAAATCATTAA
- the ppx gene encoding exopolyphosphatase translates to MIEKKIGIIDLGSNSIRLVIFKIEQNGRYKELYNLKVIARLANHIEANGDITSEGIRIVIDALKRFEPIVIHHHVSDVKGIATAAIRSAQNKKNVLEQIKQETIFDFRVLSGQEEAYYGYLAVVNSTNVTEGITIDIGGGSTEVTYMKGRELINSHSFPFGAITLKRQFILGNEPTDTELKQLSTFLRTQFSTLQWVKNKKVPVIGIGGSARNLTRLHQSKTNYPLFGLHQYYINPADIKKINQRLMATPLTERQKLDGLSKDRADIIIPAIEAIYTLVDVVNATSFMMSNKGLREGIFYEEILKQLQLKFFPSVANETLFQLSKDYEIDTKHTSHLLHLARVFIEECEAKKIQVFTKEEKEILFKSTKLVQFGEYIDKASSSQHTFYLLTNRSLDGFDHLLRLKIACVASFKSKAIMMNYLSPYKSLLTEKEVDHLELLGSMLKFLNALNHTRRGIVLTITIHQHMQSELNFSITCQGDYTFEEQNALKHKKHLERSLQCKINIHFLLQES, encoded by the coding sequence ATGATTGAAAAAAAAATTGGAATTATTGATTTAGGATCAAACTCTATTCGTCTTGTCATTTTTAAAATTGAACAAAATGGACGATACAAAGAATTGTATAATTTAAAAGTTATCGCGCGCTTAGCTAATCACATTGAAGCAAATGGAGATATTACATCAGAAGGAATACGAATTGTGATTGATGCGTTAAAACGCTTTGAACCAATTGTTATACACCACCATGTTTCTGATGTAAAAGGCATTGCCACAGCAGCTATTCGTTCTGCTCAAAATAAAAAAAATGTCTTAGAACAAATCAAACAAGAAACCATCTTTGACTTTCGTGTACTAAGTGGTCAAGAAGAAGCATACTATGGATATCTAGCCGTAGTAAATTCAACAAATGTAACAGAAGGCATTACAATAGATATTGGTGGTGGTAGTACCGAGGTCACATATATGAAAGGCCGTGAATTAATAAATTCCCACAGTTTTCCTTTCGGGGCAATTACGTTAAAAAGACAATTTATTTTAGGAAATGAACCAACTGATACTGAATTAAAACAGCTTTCTACTTTTTTGCGTACACAGTTTTCAACATTGCAATGGGTAAAAAATAAGAAAGTTCCGGTCATCGGTATCGGAGGGAGTGCCCGAAATTTAACAAGGCTTCATCAATCTAAAACAAATTATCCATTGTTTGGATTACATCAATATTACATAAACCCTGCAGATATTAAGAAGATAAACCAAAGACTGATGGCAACACCGTTAACAGAACGCCAAAAATTAGATGGTCTATCAAAAGATCGAGCAGATATTATCATTCCCGCAATCGAAGCCATCTACACTTTAGTCGATGTTGTGAATGCCACATCTTTTATGATGAGTAACAAAGGATTACGAGAAGGTATTTTTTATGAGGAAATTTTAAAACAATTACAATTAAAATTTTTCCCCAGTGTTGCAAATGAAACACTATTTCAACTCTCAAAAGATTATGAAATTGATACAAAGCACACTTCTCACCTCCTTCATTTAGCACGCGTATTTATCGAAGAATGTGAAGCAAAGAAGATTCAAGTATTTACGAAAGAAGAAAAAGAAATTTTATTTAAAAGCACAAAACTCGTTCAATTTGGGGAATACATAGATAAGGCTTCTAGTAGCCAACATACTTTTTACTTGCTTACAAACCGTTCTTTAGATGGATTTGACCACTTATTACGTTTAAAAATTGCTTGTGTCGCTTCTTTTAAATCAAAAGCTATTATGATGAATTATTTATCTCCTTACAAATCGTTATTAACCGAAAAAGAAGTAGATCACTTAGAACTACTTGGTAGTATGTTAAAATTTTTAAATGCTCTTAACCATACGAGACGTGGAATTGTTTTAACTATTACCATTCACCAACACATGCAATCCGAACTAAACTTTTCGATTACATGCCAGGGTGATTATACATTTGAAGAACAAAACGCATTAAAACATAAAAAGCATTTAGAACGTTCGCTTCAATGCAAGATCAACATACATTTTCTTCTTCAAGAATCATAA
- a CDS encoding Fur family transcriptional regulator, with protein MTVDEAIAILKKNGYKQTDKREDILRLFRNDKRYISAKEVLNKLKEQYPGLSFDTIYRNLSLFAELGILEVTELEGEKKFRFTCSVDHHHHHFICLTCGKTKQIDHCPMEIISDELDEFEIIGHKFEVYGTCKECKKK; from the coding sequence GTGACCGTCGATGAAGCCATTGCGATTTTAAAAAAAAATGGATATAAACAAACTGATAAAAGAGAAGATATTTTACGGTTATTTCGCAATGATAAACGATATATATCCGCAAAAGAAGTACTAAATAAATTAAAAGAACAATATCCAGGATTAAGTTTCGATACGATTTATCGCAACTTATCTCTGTTTGCTGAATTAGGTATTTTAGAAGTGACAGAATTAGAAGGAGAAAAAAAATTTCGCTTTACTTGTTCGGTGGATCATCATCACCACCATTTCATTTGTTTAACTTGTGGGAAAACGAAGCAAATTGACCATTGTCCGATGGAAATTATTTCAGATGAACTAGATGAATTTGAAATAATTGGTCATAAATTTGAGGTTTACGGAACATGTAAAGAATGCAAAAAAAAATGA